The nucleotide sequence TTTAGGAATTGGTGAAGTGAAGAGTGTTAAGAATTCTTCTTATGCAGAACCAGCAATAATCCCTAAAGTCGTACTACACTAGGAAAATCAGAGACAATTCATATTGATTCCCCATCTTAATATTTCAAAGCCAACTCCTAATGCTGAACCCCCGATGAACACTCAGACCAGAGTTCTATTGCTTGGAAAGGATCACAAGAGTTTCCATTACTTAAATGATCTGATGGCTAAGATAGAGAATAATCTATTTGAATTGCAGTGGATGATTCCAGATCAGCCATTAATAGAAATTGTTTCTCAAACAAAGCAGATCTATATAGTAGATGCTGATCTATGGCTTGAAAATTCCCCTCAGCAATTAGAGCCGCTCGCCACTTTACAAGAATATTTATCTCCTCTAATTCGTCAAGTGAGTCCTGATCCCATCATTTTACTGACCGAGGATCGTCGCCTAGGAATAGCGGCCCTAGAGCTAGGAATAACAGATTATTGGCAAAAACAAACGTTAAAAATGGCTGTAGTAGAGCGTTCGCTCCGTTTAATTGTCAAAAATATGCAAATGCAGCAAGAATTGAGCAGCTATAAAGAAAAAACGGCAAAGGAGCCAAAAAAGGAACAGCCAACCGCCGAATTCCAAGCGGCTATTGAAGCGAATGGACAGATTTTTTATCATTGGAATTCTCAAACTAATGAGATTATCTGGAGTGGGAATATTGAGAAAATTTTGGGTTATGCTCGAGATGAAATTGTGAATCATTTAGATTGGTGGTATCAATTAATTCATCCTGAAGATCAAAGCCAATTTTCGCTATTAATTGAACGCATCCGTGAAACTCGAGAAGCGATGGCTCTAGAATACCGAGTACAACGGAAAGATGGGAGCTATATTTTAGTAGAAAATCGAGGAAATTTTTTTCTAGATAGTCAGGATAAATTGGTGCAGATGCTAGGATTTATACGCGATATCACTGAGTTCAAAAAAGCTGAAGAAGCCTTAGAAAAAAGGGAAAAAAAACTGCGCTTGCTAATGGATTCTTTACCTGTGTGTATTGCCTACACTGATGCGGAACAACGTTATCAATTTATTAATAAAAATTATGAGTATTGGTTTGGGCAAAAAAAAGAGGACATTTTTGGTAAAACTCTTGAAGAAGTTATAGGACAAAAAGCTTATAAACTTGTTAAGGATAATGTGGAACGAGTCTTAAAAGGGGAATCCGTAACCTACGAAGCAACTCTGTCTTACCAAAATGGAGGGATTCGCCATGTTTTAGGAAATTTAATTCCTGAGCGGGGAGAAGATGAGAAAATCAAAGGATATTATGCTTTAATTACAGATATTAGTGACCGTAAACAAATAGAAGACAAATTACGCTATCGTCTCGTTTTAGAAACGGCAATTACTTTAGTTTCTAAAGAGTTAGCCACTTATGAAAATGTTGATCTTAAACGAATTTTACAAATTTTAGGTATAGCGGTTAATGCCAATCGCGTCTATTTACTACGCTTTTACCATAATGCTACACAGGCGAGCATGACTCATGAATGGTGCAATAATTCCACTGAACCTGTGAGCGAACAATTTAAAACTATAAATTTATCCCCCTCTACTTGGTGGGTCAAAAAATTAAAACAATATAAAGGCATAATTCATGCCAGCTTAGATATTTTATTTGCCACTACTACAGCCCCTAAAAATAATTGGTTTTCTGAACAGCCTAGTGGTGGTATAGCCATTCCAATTTATAATAAATTTGGCAAATTATGGGGGCTAATAGGGTTTGATAGCACAGAGAATAATCCTAAAGTTGGGCCAGAAGAAGATGGTCAATTATTACAGGTGGTAGGAGATATTATTTATCGCTATCATGAGCGAATTGTCACCCAAGAAAAACTGCAAGCTTCGGAATCTCTTTACTCGAGTATTTTTAATCATTCTGCGGATGCGATTTTTCTGGTTAAGGTTTTAGGAAATGATGAATTTGTTTATGAAACGGTTAACCCGGCTTATGAGCAAGAAAGCGGCTTTTTTTTAGACCAAATTGTCGGAAAAAGTCCGAGAGAAATTTTGCCCATTAATACGGCTATTCAGACCGAACAATGGTATAGAACCTGTGTTAGGCTTAAAGAAACTTTATATTATCAAGAAAACTTAGAATTACCCATCGGGAAACGAATTTGGCGCACCAATTTAGTACCCATTGCTGATGCTCAAGGAAACATTGTTGCCATTCAAGGGAGTTCAAAGAATATTACAGAAGAACGAAAAGCCCTTGATGAACAGATTCGCCATGCTAAATATCATCGATTATTAGCGGCTCTAACCATAAAGATTCGCCAATTTTTACAGATAGAGGAAATTTTAGAAACAGCAGTCAGTGCAATTCAAGCAACTTTAAATGCGGATAGAGTGCTATTTCTAAAAATTACTTCTCGGACAACGGCTAAAGTGACTCATGAATCAGTTGGCTATGGTTATTGCAGTTTGTTGAATCAGGTTTATGAAGATGAATGTTTTCTAAATCACTATCAAACGCGATACGAT is from Gloeothece verrucosa PCC 7822 and encodes:
- a CDS encoding PAS domain-containing sensor histidine kinase; this encodes MAKIENNLFELQWMIPDQPLIEIVSQTKQIYIVDADLWLENSPQQLEPLATLQEYLSPLIRQVSPDPIILLTEDRRLGIAALELGITDYWQKQTLKMAVVERSLRLIVKNMQMQQELSSYKEKTAKEPKKEQPTAEFQAAIEANGQIFYHWNSQTNEIIWSGNIEKILGYARDEIVNHLDWWYQLIHPEDQSQFSLLIERIRETREAMALEYRVQRKDGSYILVENRGNFFLDSQDKLVQMLGFIRDITEFKKAEEALEKREKKLRLLMDSLPVCIAYTDAEQRYQFINKNYEYWFGQKKEDIFGKTLEEVIGQKAYKLVKDNVERVLKGESVTYEATLSYQNGGIRHVLGNLIPERGEDEKIKGYYALITDISDRKQIEDKLRYRLVLETAITLVSKELATYENVDLKRILQILGIAVNANRVYLLRFYHNATQASMTHEWCNNSTEPVSEQFKTINLSPSTWWVKKLKQYKGIIHASLDILFATTTAPKNNWFSEQPSGGIAIPIYNKFGKLWGLIGFDSTENNPKVGPEEDGQLLQVVGDIIYRYHERIVTQEKLQASESLYSSIFNHSADAIFLVKVLGNDEFVYETVNPAYEQESGFFLDQIVGKSPREILPINTAIQTEQWYRTCVRLKETLYYQENLELPIGKRIWRTNLVPIADAQGNIVAIQGSSKNITEERKALDEQIRHAKYHRLLAALTIKIRQFLQIEEILETAVSAIQATLNADRVLFLKITSRTTAKVTHESVGYGYCSLLNQVYEDECFLNHYQTRYDFGQIKECSNVASAEFKDCYREFLQKAQIQSYLIFPIIIEQSLAESSTTVLSGLLCVQQCSHPREWTADEIALLRQISEQLSIALKQAQLRQQEIAQKEELARSNQDLEQFAYIVSHDLQEPLGIIASYGQLLKRHCQGQLDAKAEKYINQMLTSVNRMRQQIDDLLAYSRVGTRTKTFQLVDLNWCLRQAIDNLEILIKKNGATININSSLPTLMADGSQLIQLWQNLISNAIKYHGELPPVIDIACQQRGNVWLFSIRDNGIGIEPQYSERIFQIFQRLHTQEEYSGTGIGLAICQRIIQRHGGKIWVQSQLGKGATFYFTIPKPGEIRHDF